In Desulfofundulus kuznetsovii DSM 6115, the following are encoded in one genomic region:
- a CDS encoding IclR family transcriptional regulator encodes MSNTLRKGLIVLQAISEKGSENGLSIRELFHLTGFPPSTIHRFLQTFKEFGIVEQDPETKNYRLGPQLLKMGLQVRGMLDLRKAALPVLKELTLCTGEDSYLTVVQGKMGIFLERFEGPYPVKVMELVGKEVPLHRGAARKALLAFMDDDFIHLYIKEMTEDQESLNPKMLLEEIKKIREQGYAITYGDYLDHGVGIAAPVYDFSGSVRASIGIIGIESRFPEDRLPVLIREVKRAAETLSRKLGYSQAQPSRVARAN; translated from the coding sequence ATGAGCAACACTCTACGCAAGGGCCTGATTGTCCTTCAGGCTATTTCGGAAAAAGGATCCGAAAACGGCTTGTCCATAAGGGAGCTTTTTCACCTCACGGGTTTTCCACCCAGTACCATCCATCGTTTTTTGCAAACATTTAAAGAATTTGGGATAGTCGAACAGGATCCTGAAACCAAAAATTACCGGCTGGGTCCCCAGCTGCTGAAGATGGGCTTGCAGGTCAGGGGAATGCTGGATTTGAGGAAGGCAGCCCTGCCCGTTTTAAAAGAGCTTACCCTTTGTACCGGCGAAGATTCCTATCTCACCGTTGTTCAGGGTAAGATGGGCATTTTCCTGGAAAGGTTTGAAGGCCCTTATCCGGTGAAAGTTATGGAACTTGTCGGCAAGGAGGTGCCCTTACACAGGGGTGCGGCCAGGAAGGCCCTGCTTGCTTTCATGGATGATGATTTTATTCACCTGTACATCAAAGAAATGACAGAGGACCAGGAGTCCCTGAACCCCAAAATGCTGTTGGAGGAGATCAAAAAAATCCGGGAACAGGGATACGCCATCACCTACGGCGACTATCTCGACCACGGCGTAGGGATCGCCGCACCGGTTTACGATTTTTCCGGCTCCGTCAGGGCCTCCATAGGAATCATTGGCATAGAAAGCCGCTTTCCCGAAGACCGGCTGCCGGTTTTAATCAGGGAGGTGAAGCGGGCTGCGGAAACATTATCCCGGAAACTGGGTTATTCCCAAGCACAGCCGTCCAGGGTTGCCCGGGCTAACTAA
- a CDS encoding CaiB/BaiF CoA transferase family protein, which produces MTAEKKAKLPLEGVKVLDISRVLTGPFCTMILGDLGAEVIKVEMPGVGDETRSWGPPFVNGESAYFLSVNRNKKSITVNMKSPKGREIIYRLAKEADVMIENFLPGTVQRLGVDYERIKEINPQIIYCSLSGYGQDGPYRDHPAYDLLMQGEGGLMSITGEKDGEPVRIGVAIIDIGAGMYAVIGILSALMARKETGKGQYIDISLMDTEVSWLTYMASNYFASGKDPIRMGSGHPSIVPYRAFRARDKYFILAVGNDAIWQRFCAALDLKFVDDPRFVTNEMRVKHRDELEKLLAEIFIQKEASYWVNLLHEHKVPCGMINAISEVVSHPQVLHRGMVVEMDHEKAGKVKVLGSPLNFSEMSIEYRLPPPLLGQHTHEILSSLGYTAAEIEELKACGAI; this is translated from the coding sequence ATGACGGCGGAAAAAAAGGCGAAATTGCCCCTTGAGGGAGTCAAGGTGCTGGATATTTCCCGCGTTCTGACGGGGCCTTTCTGCACCATGATTCTGGGTGACCTGGGGGCGGAAGTGATCAAGGTGGAGATGCCCGGGGTCGGCGATGAGACCCGGAGCTGGGGTCCTCCCTTTGTTAACGGGGAAAGCGCCTATTTCTTAAGCGTCAACAGGAACAAGAAAAGCATTACCGTTAACATGAAGTCGCCCAAGGGGCGGGAAATCATCTACAGGCTGGCCAAAGAGGCAGATGTGATGATTGAAAACTTCCTGCCCGGAACGGTGCAGCGCCTGGGTGTGGATTACGAGCGGATTAAGGAAATCAACCCGCAAATTATCTACTGTTCCCTGTCCGGTTATGGGCAGGACGGCCCCTACCGCGATCACCCCGCTTACGACCTGTTGATGCAGGGTGAGGGCGGGCTGATGTCCATCACGGGGGAAAAGGACGGCGAACCCGTACGCATTGGCGTGGCCATCATTGATATTGGAGCGGGCATGTATGCCGTTATTGGGATCTTAAGCGCCCTGATGGCCCGTAAAGAAACCGGCAAAGGCCAGTACATTGACATCTCCCTTATGGATACGGAGGTTTCCTGGTTGACCTACATGGCCAGCAACTATTTTGCGTCCGGGAAGGATCCCATCCGTATGGGCTCGGGTCATCCTTCCATCGTGCCGTACAGGGCTTTCCGCGCCAGGGACAAGTATTTCATCCTGGCCGTGGGCAACGACGCCATCTGGCAGCGTTTTTGCGCCGCCCTGGACCTCAAGTTTGTGGACGATCCCCGGTTCGTGACCAACGAGATGAGGGTAAAACACCGGGATGAACTGGAGAAGCTGCTGGCTGAGATTTTCATCCAGAAAGAGGCCAGCTACTGGGTAAACTTGCTGCACGAGCACAAGGTGCCCTGCGGGATGATCAACGCCATTTCGGAAGTGGTTTCCCATCCCCAGGTGTTGCACCGGGGCATGGTGGTGGAAATGGATCATGAAAAAGCGGGGAAAGTCAAGGTGCTTGGCAGTCCCTTGAACTTCTCCGAAATGTCCATTGAGTACCGGCTGCCCCCGCCGCTTCTTGGCCAGCACACCCATGAAATCCTCTCGAGTTTAGGTTATACTGCCGCCGAAATCGAAGAACTAAAGGCGTGCGGGGCAATCTAA
- the rpoD gene encoding RNA polymerase sigma factor RpoD: protein MSKLGDELSKLECVRELIEKGKKRGVLTYSEIMDTLQGIDLTPEQIDDIYEKLAGMGIEVVPEIPDLEPIDDAVMEPPAEEDVDLSIPEGVAIDDPVRMYLKEIGRIPLLTPEEEIELAKRMEQGDEEAKRRLAEANLRLVVSIAKRYVGRGMLFLDLIQEGNLGLIKAVEKFDYRKGYKFSTYATWWIRQAITRAIADQARTIRIPVHMVETINKLIRVSRQLLQELGREPTPEEIAREMGISEEKVREIMKIAQEPVSLETPIGEEEDSHLGDFIEDQDARAPAEEASYTLLREQLEEVLKTLTDREQKVLRLRFGLDDGRARTLEEVGQKFGVTRERIRQIEAKTLRKLRHPSRSKKLKDYLD, encoded by the coding sequence ATGAGCAAATTGGGGGACGAATTGAGCAAACTTGAATGTGTCAGGGAATTAATCGAAAAGGGTAAAAAAAGGGGCGTCCTCACCTACAGTGAGATTATGGATACCCTGCAGGGTATTGATTTAACGCCGGAACAAATTGACGATATCTATGAAAAATTAGCCGGTATGGGTATCGAAGTGGTGCCGGAAATCCCGGACCTGGAACCTATAGATGACGCCGTTATGGAGCCGCCGGCAGAAGAGGATGTGGATCTTTCCATTCCCGAGGGGGTCGCCATAGACGATCCCGTAAGGATGTACTTGAAAGAGATCGGGCGCATTCCCCTGTTGACTCCGGAAGAAGAAATCGAATTGGCCAAACGCATGGAGCAGGGAGATGAGGAAGCGAAACGACGTTTGGCGGAAGCCAACCTGCGTTTAGTGGTGAGCATAGCCAAGCGTTACGTAGGCCGGGGTATGCTCTTTTTAGATCTGATCCAGGAAGGCAACCTGGGACTGATCAAGGCGGTAGAAAAGTTTGACTATCGCAAGGGATATAAGTTCAGCACTTATGCCACGTGGTGGATCCGGCAGGCCATCACCCGGGCCATCGCCGATCAGGCCAGGACCATCCGGATACCGGTCCACATGGTGGAAACCATCAACAAGCTGATCCGGGTTTCCCGCCAGCTTTTGCAGGAACTGGGCCGGGAGCCAACCCCGGAGGAAATCGCCAGGGAGATGGGCATTTCCGAGGAAAAGGTGCGGGAGATCATGAAAATAGCCCAGGAACCCGTTTCCCTGGAAACGCCTATTGGGGAGGAAGAAGATTCTCACCTGGGGGATTTCATCGAGGACCAGGACGCCCGGGCGCCGGCGGAAGAGGCCTCTTATACTCTCCTGCGGGAGCAACTGGAGGAGGTTCTGAAAACCCTCACCGACCGGGAACAAAAGGTGCTGCGCCTGCGCTTTGGGCTGGACGACGGCCGCGCCCGTACTTTGGAGGAAGTGGGTCAGAAGTTTGGGGTGACCCGGGAACGGATCCGGCAAATTGAGGCGAAAACTCTGCGCAAGCTGCGGCATCCCAGCCGCAGCAAGAAGCTTAAAGATTACTTAGATTAA
- the dnaG gene encoding DNA primase, with protein MGGLIPADVVESIRLATDIVQLIGEYVRLEKKGKNYVGSCPFHQERDPSFTVSPDKQIFYCFGCGTGGNVFKFLMLQENLTFPEAVYRLADRAGITVPRPGGPREGSRAWLEEQAWEINAMVRDFYHHFLTHRPEAKEARSYLERRGVSRHTQGIFQLGYAPPGWDTLLQFLASRNCPSHRAVELGLLIRGERGKLYDRFRNRLIFPICNAQGRVVGFGGRVLDDSQPKYLNTPETIVFNKGQLLFGLHLARAAIREQGYAIIMEGYMDVITAHQHGIHNAVASLGTSLTAEQGHLLSRYTKDVVIAYDADTAGVAATIRGLDLLQQLGFRVRVVTIPEGKDPDEYIRQHGGEKWRQLVETAASLLDYKLSQAAKKGGDAASLLAQVLPNLAAMPGEVEREEGIKRVAARLSLSWEAVRDALQRFSRNSGKKWPNPDKIAKNKHNIIASGRNKAELLLVQLLLHYPGYVREVRQQLGESFPRDPGLRQIYQFICREGEAVRVDPAAWMHELDEEEQHLLSQLLMEKIPGDDPVKIIPDLVCTIQRSNIQEKRERLVQELAEAERIGDQGRVARILSDLQSLLQTGKPLLERGNEQIGGRIEQT; from the coding sequence ATGGGTGGCCTGATCCCTGCCGATGTGGTGGAATCTATCCGCCTGGCAACCGATATTGTGCAGCTAATCGGTGAGTATGTTCGCCTGGAGAAGAAAGGTAAAAACTATGTTGGTAGTTGTCCCTTTCACCAGGAGCGGGATCCCTCCTTTACAGTCAGCCCCGACAAACAGATCTTTTACTGTTTTGGCTGTGGCACTGGGGGCAACGTCTTTAAATTTTTAATGCTTCAAGAGAACCTGACCTTTCCGGAAGCGGTATACAGGTTGGCGGACCGGGCCGGCATAACAGTACCGCGTCCTGGCGGGCCCCGGGAGGGGTCGCGGGCCTGGCTGGAGGAGCAGGCCTGGGAAATTAACGCCATGGTACGGGATTTTTATCACCACTTTCTCACCCACCGGCCGGAGGCGAAGGAAGCCCGCAGCTATCTGGAAAGGCGGGGAGTGTCCCGGCATACCCAGGGGATTTTTCAACTGGGTTATGCTCCTCCCGGATGGGATACCCTGTTGCAGTTTCTTGCCTCCCGTAACTGCCCTTCCCACCGGGCGGTGGAATTGGGTCTTTTGATCAGGGGGGAGCGGGGAAAGCTTTACGACCGGTTTAGAAACCGCCTGATCTTTCCCATTTGCAATGCCCAGGGGCGGGTGGTGGGCTTCGGGGGCCGGGTACTGGATGACAGCCAGCCCAAGTACCTGAATACCCCGGAGACCATAGTATTTAATAAAGGGCAGCTGCTTTTCGGCCTGCATCTGGCCCGGGCAGCCATCCGGGAACAAGGTTACGCCATCATTATGGAAGGCTATATGGATGTGATTACCGCTCACCAGCACGGCATTCACAATGCGGTGGCTTCCCTGGGGACCAGCCTCACTGCAGAGCAGGGCCATCTTTTGTCCCGTTACACTAAAGATGTGGTTATTGCTTATGACGCTGATACGGCAGGCGTTGCTGCCACTATCCGGGGGCTGGATCTTCTGCAACAGCTTGGGTTTCGCGTGCGGGTGGTCACCATTCCCGAGGGGAAAGACCCGGATGAATATATCAGGCAGCATGGCGGGGAGAAGTGGCGGCAGTTGGTCGAGACGGCAGCCTCCCTGCTGGATTACAAGCTAAGCCAGGCAGCGAAAAAAGGTGGTGATGCCGCTTCCCTGTTGGCCCAGGTTCTGCCAAACCTGGCTGCCATGCCAGGAGAAGTGGAGCGAGAAGAAGGTATTAAGCGGGTGGCTGCCCGTTTAAGCTTGAGCTGGGAAGCGGTGAGAGATGCTTTACAGCGATTTAGTAGAAACTCGGGAAAAAAATGGCCAAATCCGGATAAAATTGCTAAAAATAAGCATAATATAATAGCAAGCGGCCGAAATAAGGCGGAATTGCTCCTTGTCCAGCTGTTGTTGCATTATCCCGGGTATGTGCGGGAGGTTCGCCAGCAACTGGGCGAATCCTTTCCCCGGGACCCTGGTTTACGCCAGATTTACCAGTTTATCTGCCGTGAGGGGGAAGCGGTTCGGGTTGACCCGGCCGCGTGGATGCATGAATTGGATGAAGAAGAACAACACTTATTAAGCCAATTGCTTATGGAAAAAATACCCGGGGATGACCCGGTTAAAATAATTCCCGATCTTGTCTGTACCATTCAAAGAAGTAATATACAGGAAAAAAGGGAAAGACTGGTACAGGAACTGGCTGAAGCCGAAAGGATTGGCGATCAAGGGCGTGTAGCCCGGATTTTAAGTGACCTGCAAAGTCTGTTACAGACCGGCAAACCCTTGTTGGAAAGGGGGAATGAGCAAATTGGGGGACGAATTGAGCAAACTTGA
- a CDS encoding deoxyguanosinetriphosphate triphosphohydrolase, translated as MNIRERTERLEEQQLSPYACCSSSSAGRLYPEEPCQVRTAFQRDRDRIIHSKSFRRLKGKTQVFIIPEGDHYRTRLTHTLEVAQISRTVAKALRLNEDLTEAIALGHDLGHTPFGHIGEEALNEVFPPGFRHNEQSLRIVDELEGGRGLNLTREVRDGILNHTGPVRPLTLEGQVVKICDRVAYINHDIDDAIRGGILTLEDLPKPCLDVLGRTHRERINTMVLDLINNSWERPVISMSPEVQQATDELRSFLFARVYIGSEAKREESKAKNVVQYLYIYFTKHPEALPPEQLKRVDEMGVERVVCDYIAGMTDHFAITQFSRLFIPRAFPTPG; from the coding sequence GTGAACATTCGGGAACGCACGGAAAGGTTGGAGGAACAACAGTTATCTCCCTACGCCTGTTGCAGTTCGTCCAGTGCCGGTCGCCTGTACCCCGAGGAACCCTGTCAGGTGCGTACGGCTTTTCAACGGGACCGGGACCGGATCATCCATTCCAAAAGTTTTCGTCGTTTAAAGGGCAAAACCCAGGTTTTTATCATTCCCGAAGGGGATCACTACCGTACCCGGCTTACCCATACCCTCGAAGTGGCTCAAATTTCCCGGACGGTGGCCAAAGCACTGCGTCTGAATGAAGACCTTACCGAGGCCATTGCCCTGGGCCATGACCTGGGGCATACCCCTTTTGGTCATATCGGGGAAGAAGCTTTAAATGAGGTTTTCCCTCCCGGGTTTCGTCACAACGAGCAGAGTTTGCGGATCGTGGATGAACTGGAAGGGGGTAGGGGTTTAAACCTTACCCGGGAAGTCCGGGACGGGATTTTAAACCACACCGGTCCGGTAAGGCCGCTTACCCTGGAAGGCCAGGTGGTAAAAATTTGTGACCGCGTGGCCTATATTAACCATGATATTGACGACGCCATCCGGGGTGGCATTCTTACCCTGGAGGATCTGCCCAAGCCCTGCCTGGACGTTCTGGGACGCACGCACCGGGAACGTATTAACACCATGGTGCTGGACCTGATCAACAACAGCTGGGAAAGACCGGTGATCTCCATGAGCCCTGAAGTCCAGCAGGCCACAGATGAGTTGCGCTCTTTCCTTTTTGCCCGCGTTTACATTGGTTCAGAGGCGAAAAGAGAGGAATCCAAGGCAAAAAACGTGGTCCAGTACCTTTATATTTACTTCACCAAGCATCCGGAAGCGCTGCCTCCGGAACAACTCAAGAGGGTTGATGAGATGGGGGTGGAAAGGGTTGTTTGTGATTACATTGCGGGCATGACCGACCATTTCGCCATTACCCAATTTTCCCGTCTCTTTATTCCCCGGGCCTTTCCCACGCCGGGATAG
- a CDS encoding flavodoxin family protein, with protein sequence MLVLAINGSPRRAGSTARMLLATREVVEAAGAKFVFCQVSEVLAELKVPYCTVCSDPCAGKCFSGTRLEDVFNLMRQADGIIMGSPVYFSTVSSHLKAFWDRTRLLRREKALLNVVGGALTVGGARFGGQETALRAMHDMMLCQGMTVVGDGYLGDDAGHQGACAQEPASEDALGLQRARILARRVVEVALATRGLRDRSRVTGG encoded by the coding sequence ATGCTGGTTTTAGCTATTAACGGTAGTCCTCGCCGGGCGGGCAGTACCGCCCGGATGTTGCTGGCCACCAGGGAGGTAGTGGAAGCGGCGGGTGCAAAATTCGTCTTTTGCCAGGTGTCCGAGGTTCTGGCGGAATTAAAGGTCCCCTATTGTACCGTCTGCTCCGATCCCTGTGCGGGGAAGTGCTTTTCCGGAACCCGTTTGGAGGACGTATTTAATTTAATGCGCCAGGCCGATGGCATCATTATGGGCAGTCCCGTATATTTCAGTACCGTATCCTCCCACCTGAAGGCCTTTTGGGACCGTACCCGTCTTTTGCGCCGGGAGAAAGCTCTTTTAAATGTTGTCGGGGGGGCGTTAACCGTAGGCGGTGCCCGTTTTGGCGGTCAGGAAACCGCCTTGCGGGCCATGCACGACATGATGCTTTGCCAGGGAATGACCGTGGTGGGGGACGGATACCTGGGGGATGATGCGGGGCATCAAGGGGCCTGTGCCCAGGAACCCGCCAGCGAGGATGCTCTGGGATTGCAGCGGGCGCGAATACTGGCCCGGCGGGTGGTGGAAGTAGCCCTGGCTACCCGGGGTCTGCGTGATAGGTCCCGGGTAACAGGCGGGTAG
- the thpR gene encoding RNA 2',3'-cyclic phosphodiesterase: protein MGKTMRLFWAVNLPDTIKERLWEIQRQLQGTGADAKWVERENLHLTIHFLGEVEIALINALISAAQRVLLTQKTFSVQLGGLGVFPDPRRPRVLWTGVTGGGDELREIHRLVGEAMVPFGIPLPGRPFSPHLTLARLRSPRGVPELMVRVRELGDACTHLGTVQVSSVDLMQSELTRGGPIYTLMAQIRLEAR, encoded by the coding sequence ATGGGTAAAACCATGCGGCTTTTCTGGGCTGTAAACCTTCCCGACACAATTAAAGAGCGGCTTTGGGAGATCCAAAGGCAGTTGCAAGGAACCGGGGCTGATGCCAAGTGGGTGGAAAGGGAAAACCTGCATTTAACTATCCACTTTCTGGGTGAAGTGGAGATTGCCCTGATCAATGCCCTTATTTCTGCGGCCCAGAGGGTGTTGCTTACCCAAAAGACTTTTTCCGTGCAGTTGGGTGGTTTGGGCGTGTTCCCGGATCCCCGGCGTCCCCGGGTTCTCTGGACCGGTGTCACCGGCGGAGGGGACGAGTTGCGGGAAATCCACCGGTTGGTGGGCGAGGCCATGGTGCCTTTCGGGATACCTTTGCCGGGTCGACCCTTTTCTCCCCACTTAACGCTGGCCAGGTTGCGTTCTCCCCGGGGGGTGCCGGAATTGATGGTGCGGGTGCGTGAGCTTGGCGATGCCTGCACTCACCTTGGAACGGTTCAGGTTTCTTCGGTGGATTTGATGCAGAGCGAGCTTACCCGCGGCGGTCCTATATATACCTTGATGGCTCAAATTCGCCTGGAAGCCCGTTAA
- a CDS encoding HD domain-containing phosphohydrolase: MDGETASLDQLVLEALPCPVLVVDTGGVLIYLNSASERELGVKKEEVISRSLIETLYQGKKFDRKGRYSSALIETLETGCEFSLRVEEIKTTLHVLPKVFLVDTSILRDRDGGVAGVCAVYHNFLRDRRLLKETVMNRLTTVSEQFETIYAFAEAIGARDQYTMGHSEKVAEYARLTAEALGLDEKEVDLAYICGIVHDVGKIGVPENILNKPGSLTTDEFKQITSHPEKGATILSHISWLEDVVPVVLAHHERYDGRGYPQGLRGEEIPLLSRILAVADAFDAMTSDRSYRKALPVPVAINELKRNAGGQFDPRVVEAFMRILGEYKGGEEEGGNG, encoded by the coding sequence ATGGATGGTGAAACCGCATCGCTAGACCAGCTAGTTTTGGAAGCTTTGCCCTGTCCGGTGCTGGTTGTTGACACCGGGGGAGTCCTGATTTATCTCAACAGCGCTTCCGAGAGGGAACTGGGAGTTAAAAAAGAAGAGGTTATTTCCCGTTCCTTGATTGAAACCCTTTACCAGGGGAAAAAATTTGACCGCAAGGGGAGGTATTCCAGCGCTTTAATTGAGACGCTGGAAACGGGCTGCGAGTTTTCTTTGCGTGTAGAAGAAATAAAAACCACGCTGCATGTTCTGCCGAAAGTTTTCCTGGTGGATACTTCTATCCTGCGGGACCGGGATGGAGGGGTGGCGGGGGTCTGCGCCGTCTACCACAATTTCCTCCGGGACCGGAGGCTGTTAAAGGAAACGGTAATGAACCGCCTGACCACCGTCTCCGAACAGTTTGAAACCATCTATGCTTTTGCCGAAGCCATTGGGGCCCGGGATCAATACACCATGGGGCACAGTGAAAAGGTGGCTGAATATGCCCGTCTGACTGCGGAGGCCCTTGGGCTTGATGAAAAAGAGGTTGATCTGGCTTACATATGCGGTATCGTGCATGACGTAGGTAAAATCGGCGTGCCGGAAAATATTCTCAACAAGCCGGGGTCCCTGACAACGGATGAATTTAAGCAGATTACCTCCCATCCGGAAAAGGGGGCCACTATTTTATCCCATATCAGCTGGTTGGAAGATGTGGTTCCGGTAGTGCTGGCCCACCATGAACGCTATGATGGCCGGGGTTACCCGCAGGGGTTGCGGGGTGAAGAAATTCCCCTGCTCAGCCGGATTCTGGCCGTAGCTGACGCCTTTGATGCCATGACCTCGGATCGCAGCTATCGCAAGGCATTGCCGGTGCCGGTGGCCATCAACGAATTAAAGCGCAACGCCGGGGGCCAATTTGACCCCCGGGTAGTCGAGGCTTTTATGCGTATTTTGGGCGAGTATAAGGGCGGGGAAGAGGAGGGAGGGAATGGGTAA
- the ppdK gene encoding pyruvate, phosphate dikinase, producing the protein MSSKKYVYLFEEGRADMKNLLGGKGANLAEMTNIGLPVPPGMIITTEACKEFYVNDRRFPPGMEEQVREKMRVLEEKTGKRFGDPANPLLVSVRSGAPVSMPGMMDTVLNLGLNDETAEGLGRAADRRFAFDCYRRFLNMFGDVVLGIEHTKFERILERYKERRGVTLDQELPAEDLEQVVAEYRALIERETGRPFPQDPMEQLFMAIYAVFNSWNNDRAIVYRRINKIPDDLGTAVNIQVMVFGNLGDDCGTGVAFTRDPATGARELYGEYLINAQGEDVVAGIRTPRPISDLKEEMPDVYQQFASICERLEKHYRNMQDIEFTIERGKLYILQTRTGKRTAQAAVKIAVDMVHEGLISKEEAVMRVEPAQLDQLLHRRIDPRGSVKVIAKGLPASPGAASGKVVFDADEAEMLGNEGEKIILVRTETTPDDIHGIVAAQGVLTSRGGMTSHAAVVARGMGKPCVCGCEAIRIDYEAGEFRVNDLVVKKGDVISIDGSTGQVILGEVPLIDPELSPEFLELLQWADEIRTLGVRANADTPEDAAKARAFGAEGIGLTRTEHMFMAPDRLPIVQEMILATTTQERQVALDKLLPMQQGDFYGILKAMEGLPVTIRLLDPPLHEFLPNAEELAVEITRLRLTGGDEEELRKKEELLKKVRVLAEFNPMLGHRGCRLGITFPEVYAMQARAIFQATAQLVKEGVKVFPEVEIPLVGEVRELALLRQLVDEVAEQVMKETGVEFEYSVGTMIEIPRAALLADEIAREADFFSFGTNDLTQTTFGFSRDDAEGKFLHEYVEKKILPENPFIVLDQAGVGKLMKMCVALGRQTKPDLIIGICGEHGGEPSSIEFCHRIGLNYVSCSPFRVPIARLAAAQARVKNG; encoded by the coding sequence ATGTCAAGTAAAAAGTATGTCTACCTGTTTGAAGAGGGCCGCGCGGACATGAAAAATCTGCTCGGCGGCAAAGGGGCAAATCTGGCGGAGATGACCAACATAGGCCTGCCTGTCCCGCCCGGCATGATTATTACCACGGAGGCCTGTAAGGAGTTTTACGTTAATGACCGGCGGTTTCCTCCCGGGATGGAGGAACAGGTGCGGGAAAAGATGCGTGTGCTGGAGGAAAAAACGGGCAAGCGGTTTGGCGACCCCGCCAATCCCTTGCTGGTGAGCGTGCGCTCCGGTGCTCCAGTATCCATGCCCGGGATGATGGATACAGTGCTCAACCTGGGGTTAAACGATGAAACGGCGGAAGGCCTGGGCCGGGCCGCCGACCGCCGCTTTGCCTTTGACTGCTACCGCCGTTTCCTGAATATGTTTGGTGATGTGGTTCTGGGCATTGAACATACCAAGTTCGAACGGATCCTGGAAAGATACAAGGAGCGCCGGGGGGTGACCCTGGACCAGGAATTGCCGGCCGAAGATCTGGAACAGGTGGTCGCGGAGTACAGGGCCTTAATCGAACGGGAGACCGGTCGACCCTTCCCCCAGGACCCCATGGAGCAGCTTTTCATGGCCATTTATGCCGTATTTAACTCCTGGAACAACGATCGGGCTATTGTCTACCGCAGGATCAACAAAATTCCCGATGACCTGGGTACTGCCGTTAACATCCAGGTGATGGTCTTTGGCAACCTGGGGGATGATTGCGGTACCGGGGTAGCCTTTACCCGGGATCCGGCCACCGGTGCCCGGGAGCTTTACGGGGAATACTTGATTAATGCCCAGGGCGAAGACGTGGTGGCGGGCATCCGGACACCGCGGCCAATTTCCGATTTAAAGGAAGAAATGCCCGATGTTTACCAGCAGTTTGCCTCCATATGCGAGCGCCTGGAAAAACATTACCGGAACATGCAGGACATTGAGTTTACCATTGAACGGGGCAAACTTTACATTCTGCAGACCCGCACCGGTAAGCGCACCGCCCAGGCGGCCGTAAAAATTGCCGTGGATATGGTCCATGAGGGATTGATCAGCAAAGAAGAGGCCGTCATGCGCGTTGAACCCGCCCAGCTGGATCAGCTGCTGCACCGCCGTATCGATCCCCGGGGCAGCGTAAAAGTTATTGCCAAAGGTCTGCCTGCTTCCCCTGGTGCGGCCAGCGGCAAGGTTGTATTTGACGCCGATGAGGCTGAAATGCTGGGCAATGAGGGTGAAAAAATCATCCTGGTCCGTACGGAAACCACCCCTGACGACATCCACGGCATCGTTGCCGCTCAGGGGGTGCTCACCTCCCGGGGTGGAATGACCAGCCATGCGGCAGTAGTGGCCCGCGGTATGGGCAAGCCCTGCGTTTGCGGCTGTGAGGCCATACGCATTGATTACGAGGCCGGCGAGTTTCGCGTCAATGACCTGGTGGTCAAAAAAGGAGATGTCATTTCCATTGACGGATCTACCGGCCAGGTAATTCTCGGGGAGGTGCCGCTGATCGATCCCGAGCTATCCCCTGAATTTCTTGAGCTGCTGCAGTGGGCCGATGAGATCCGCACCCTGGGCGTAAGGGCCAATGCCGACACCCCGGAAGATGCGGCTAAAGCCCGGGCCTTTGGGGCCGAGGGTATCGGTCTGACCCGCACGGAACACATGTTCATGGCCCCGGACCGTCTGCCCATAGTGCAGGAGATGATCCTGGCCACCACCACCCAGGAGCGGCAGGTCGCCCTGGATAAGCTTTTGCCCATGCAGCAGGGGGATTTCTACGGGATTTTGAAGGCCATGGAGGGTTTGCCGGTTACCATCCGCCTGCTGGATCCCCCCTTGCATGAATTTTTGCCCAACGCGGAAGAACTGGCCGTGGAAATTACCCGCCTGCGCCTCACCGGTGGCGATGAAGAAGAACTGCGGAAGAAAGAGGAGTTGCTGAAAAAGGTAAGGGTGCTGGCGGAATTCAACCCCATGCTGGGTCACCGGGGCTGCCGTTTGGGCATAACCTTCCCGGAAGTTTATGCCATGCAGGCCAGGGCCATTTTCCAGGCTACGGCCCAGCTGGTAAAAGAGGGCGTAAAGGTGTTTCCGGAAGTGGAAATTCCCCTGGTTGGCGAGGTCAGGGAGCTGGCTTTGCTGCGCCAGCTGGTTGACGAAGTAGCTGAACAGGTAATGAAGGAAACAGGTGTGGAATTTGAGTATAGTGTGGGGACGATGATAGAAATACCCCGCGCGGCCCTGCTGGCTGATGAAATTGCCCGGGAAGCCGATTTCTTCTCCTTTGGTACCAATGACCTGACCCAAACCACCTTTGGTTTTTCCCGGGATGATGCCGAGGGCAAATTCCTGCACGAGTATGTGGAGAAGAAAATCCTGCCGGAAAACCCCTTCATCGTTCTGGACCAGGCCGGCGTGGGCAAATTGATGAAAATGTGCGTGGCTTTGGGCCGCCAGACCAAACCCGATTTGATCATCGGTATTTGCGGCGAGCACGGCGGCGAGCCCAGTTCCATTGAGTTTTGCCACCGCATCGGGTTGAACTATGTCAGCTGTTCCCCCTTCCGGGTCCCCATTGCCCGCCTGGCCGCAGCCCAGGCCAGGGTAAAGAACGGTTAA